From the genome of Halomonas sp. 1513, one region includes:
- a CDS encoding UDP-N-acetylenolpyruvoylglucosamine reductase, translated as MHLEHDLQRDNTLGLPCVAERFIAAETPATLAAALETARRKAWPLTVLGGGSNLILPRRLAGLVVQPTFAGWRYQRDADGRIRLRVDAGMNWHTLVMESVTRGWWGIENLALIPGHCGAAPIQNIGAYGVELAEVLESVELLHLASGRQQTLPASACHFGYRDSIFKGELEGRVVITALTLTLSESPRPRLAYGDLASRVGAAPTPLEVAEAVAAIRREKLPDPAQLGNAGSFFKNPLVSAEQARQLLADCPDMPHFEQSDGRVKLAAGWLIDRCGLKGLRRGAFGVHERQALVLVHHGGGDAEGLLTFAAEIAAAVEARFGVTLVREPRLAH; from the coding sequence CTGCATCTCGAGCATGACCTGCAGCGGGACAACACGCTGGGGCTGCCCTGCGTCGCCGAACGCTTCATCGCCGCCGAGACGCCTGCGACGCTGGCTGCCGCGCTGGAGACTGCGCGCCGGAAGGCCTGGCCGCTGACCGTGCTGGGTGGGGGGAGCAACCTGATCCTGCCGCGGCGTCTGGCGGGCCTGGTGGTGCAGCCGACTTTCGCCGGATGGCGCTATCAACGCGACGCTGACGGGCGCATCAGGCTGCGCGTCGATGCTGGCATGAATTGGCACACGCTGGTCATGGAGAGCGTCACGCGTGGCTGGTGGGGGATCGAGAACCTGGCGCTGATTCCCGGTCACTGCGGCGCGGCGCCGATCCAGAACATCGGCGCCTATGGCGTGGAGCTGGCCGAGGTGCTGGAAAGCGTCGAGCTGCTGCATCTGGCCTCGGGGCGTCAGCAGACGCTGCCCGCTTCCGCGTGCCACTTCGGCTATCGTGACAGCATCTTCAAGGGGGAGCTGGAAGGGCGCGTGGTGATCACGGCCCTGACCTTGACGCTGAGCGAAAGCCCTCGGCCGCGGTTAGCCTACGGCGACCTGGCGTCGCGGGTGGGCGCCGCACCGACGCCGCTCGAGGTCGCCGAGGCGGTCGCCGCCATCCGTCGTGAGAAGTTGCCCGACCCGGCTCAGCTCGGCAACGCGGGGAGTTTCTTCAAGAACCCGCTGGTAAGCGCCGAGCAGGCGCGGCAGCTGCTGGCCGATTGTCCCGACATGCCACACTTCGAACAGTCCGACGGGCGGGTCAAGCTGGCCGCGGGCTGGCTGATCGACCGCTGCGGGCTCAAGGGGCTTCGGCGTGGGGCGTTCGGCGTGCATGAGCGCCAGGCGCTGGTGCTGGTTCACCACGGCGGCGGGGATGCCGAGGGGCTGCTGACATTCGCCGCCGAGATTGCCGCCGCGGTCGAGGCACGTTTCGGCGTAACGCTGGTGCGAGAGCCACGCCTTGCGCACTGA
- a CDS encoding phosphotyrosine protein phosphatase — protein sequence MRILFVCLGNICRSPTAEGVFRRRLAESGLSEAVEVDSCGTGGWHVGKAPDARAQAAARQRGVELSQLRARQLEAADFSRFDYLLAMDDDNLASLEAMRPDDCTAHVGLLLDFAGEPGRAVPDPYYGGEQGFDEVLDLVERAADGLIDHLQQRLEQRR from the coding sequence ATGCGGATTCTGTTCGTTTGTCTGGGTAATATCTGCCGTTCCCCCACTGCCGAGGGTGTCTTCCGTCGTCGCCTGGCCGAGTCCGGCCTGAGCGAGGCCGTCGAGGTGGACTCCTGCGGCACCGGCGGCTGGCACGTTGGCAAGGCGCCGGATGCCCGGGCGCAGGCGGCGGCCAGGCAGCGCGGCGTCGAGCTTAGTCAACTGCGCGCCCGTCAGCTCGAGGCGGCAGATTTTTCCCGCTTCGACTACCTGCTGGCCATGGACGATGACAACTTGGCCAGCCTCGAGGCGATGCGGCCCGACGACTGCACCGCGCATGTCGGGCTGCTGCTCGACTTCGCCGGCGAGCCCGGTCGCGCCGTGCCCGATCCCTACTACGGTGGCGAGCAGGGCTTCGATGAGGTGCTCGATCTGGTGGAACGCGCCGCCGATGGCCTGATTGACCACCTGCAGCAGCGCCTGGAACAGCGGCGGTGA
- a CDS encoding ribonuclease E has product MKRMLINATQPEELRVALVDGQRLYDLDIESGAREQKKANIYRGKITRVEPSLEAAFVDFGADRHGFLPLKEISREYFVKEPSGRPNIKEVLKEGQEVIVQVDKEERGNKGAALTTFISLAGRFLVLMPNNPRAGGISRRIEGDERAQLKDAMGQLTLPDKMGVIVRTAGIGRSTEELQWDLDYLVQVWESITEEAGKRPAPFLIYRESNVIIRAMRDYLRQDIGEVLIDSPEVHEEALAFIRQVMPSYQQKIKLYADEVPLFSRFQIESQIETAYQREVKLPSGGSIVIDHTEALVSIDINSARATRGSDIEETALQTNSEAADEIARQLRLRDIGGLVVIDFIDMSPARNQREVENRMRDALKLDRARVQIGRISRFGLMEMSRQRLRPSLGETSGVVCPRCDGQGTIRDVRSMSLSIMRLIEEEAMKERSAQIRAILPVPVATYLLNEKRSVLAEIERRQGVQVVLLPSPEMDTPHYDVQRLRDDHISDEDADKSSFELSTDTEIGQEPDLSDSKPIQRAEAAVKSVVHNAPAPASLQQDDAPAPQPEAAPAVQQPATPAAANDGVFSRLVKGLSKLLGSDEAQPRQQPSQKTASDARQSRPQQRSDAGSSEGRQERGGRGGRSNNRRGGGRNDARQDSGRSDARQESGRQQAESRQPRSDAKPERTGDNRQSDDNRTPRGRGRGRQQDDERRSANRSGETRGNREASKPQTADEAPNKAQEAPKDDGKPKRTRNNPRNRTRKHAVNPQAEAEQQRLQAQAQETPDAKPQAAPEPNAKQPEAPKAEQAKTDAKPVEDQPKAEAPKAEQAKADAKPAAEQPKAEAPKAEQAKADAKPAAEQPKAEAAKVDAKSAAEQPKADAPKAEEAKAEQAKADAKPGAEKPKAEAAKADAEQPKGEAAKADAKPAAEQPKEEAPKADAKPAAEQPKVEAPKAEQAKADAKPGAEKPKADAPKADAKADAEPPKADAPKAEQAKANAKPAAEPPKADAPKADAPKAEQAKADAKPGAEKPKAEQAKGEESKADAAARRRRRRAHNDPREIRRREQQAKADDGQA; this is encoded by the coding sequence ATGAAACGGATGCTCATCAACGCGACACAGCCTGAAGAGCTGCGTGTCGCCCTCGTCGATGGACAGCGCCTGTACGACCTGGATATCGAATCCGGCGCACGGGAGCAGAAAAAAGCCAATATCTACCGCGGCAAGATCACCCGGGTAGAACCCTCCCTGGAAGCCGCCTTCGTCGACTTTGGCGCCGACCGCCACGGCTTCCTGCCGCTCAAGGAGATCTCCCGCGAGTACTTCGTCAAGGAGCCCTCCGGCCGTCCCAACATCAAGGAAGTGCTCAAGGAAGGCCAGGAAGTCATCGTCCAGGTCGACAAGGAGGAGCGCGGTAACAAGGGTGCCGCCCTGACCACCTTCATCAGCCTGGCCGGCCGTTTCCTGGTATTGATGCCCAACAACCCCCGCGCCGGCGGCATCTCGCGCCGCATTGAGGGTGACGAGCGCGCCCAGCTCAAGGACGCCATGGGTCAGCTGACCCTGCCCGACAAGATGGGCGTGATCGTGCGCACCGCCGGCATCGGCCGCTCCACCGAAGAGCTGCAGTGGGACCTCGACTACCTGGTACAGGTGTGGGAATCGATCACCGAAGAGGCCGGCAAGCGCCCTGCGCCCTTCCTGATCTACCGCGAGTCCAACGTCATCATCCGCGCCATGCGCGACTACCTGCGCCAGGACATCGGCGAGGTGCTGATCGATAGCCCCGAGGTGCACGAGGAAGCGCTGGCCTTCATTCGCCAGGTGATGCCCTCCTACCAGCAGAAGATCAAGCTCTACGCCGACGAGGTGCCGCTGTTCTCGCGCTTCCAGATCGAGTCGCAGATCGAGACCGCCTACCAGCGTGAAGTCAAGCTGCCCTCCGGCGGCTCCATCGTCATCGACCATACCGAGGCACTGGTCTCCATCGATATCAACTCGGCCCGCGCCACCCGCGGCAGCGACATCGAAGAGACCGCGCTGCAGACCAATTCCGAGGCCGCCGACGAGATCGCCCGTCAGTTGCGCCTGCGCGATATCGGCGGCCTGGTGGTGATCGACTTCATCGACATGAGCCCAGCGCGCAACCAGCGCGAAGTCGAGAACCGCATGCGCGACGCCCTCAAGCTCGACCGCGCCCGCGTGCAGATCGGCCGCATCTCGCGCTTCGGCCTGATGGAGATGTCACGCCAGCGCCTACGTCCCTCGCTGGGCGAGACCAGCGGCGTGGTCTGTCCGCGCTGCGACGGCCAGGGCACCATCCGCGACGTGCGTTCGATGTCGCTGTCGATCATGCGCCTGATCGAAGAGGAGGCGATGAAGGAGCGCAGCGCCCAGATCCGCGCCATCCTGCCGGTGCCGGTGGCCACCTACCTGCTCAACGAGAAGCGCAGCGTGCTGGCCGAGATCGAACGCCGCCAGGGCGTCCAGGTGGTGCTGCTGCCAAGCCCCGAGATGGACACCCCGCACTACGACGTGCAGCGCCTGCGCGACGACCATATCAGCGACGAGGACGCCGACAAGTCGAGCTTCGAGCTGTCCACCGATACCGAGATCGGCCAGGAGCCGGACCTCAGCGACAGCAAACCGATACAGCGTGCCGAAGCGGCGGTCAAAAGCGTGGTGCATAACGCCCCGGCACCGGCCTCCCTGCAGCAAGATGATGCCCCGGCCCCCCAGCCCGAGGCGGCCCCCGCGGTCCAGCAGCCGGCGACACCGGCGGCAGCCAACGACGGCGTATTCTCACGGCTGGTCAAGGGCCTCAGCAAACTGCTCGGCAGCGACGAGGCGCAGCCGCGCCAGCAGCCCTCTCAGAAAACCGCCAGCGACGCTCGCCAGTCACGCCCCCAGCAGCGCAGCGATGCCGGCAGCAGCGAAGGTCGCCAGGAGCGCGGCGGACGCGGTGGACGCAGCAACAATCGTCGCGGCGGCGGCCGCAACGATGCTCGCCAGGACAGCGGTCGTAGCGACGCCCGCCAGGAGAGTGGCCGTCAGCAGGCCGAGTCGCGCCAGCCGCGCAGCGACGCCAAGCCCGAGCGCACCGGCGACAACCGCCAGAGCGACGATAACCGCACCCCCCGCGGTCGTGGCCGTGGTCGTCAGCAGGACGATGAGCGCCGCAGCGCCAACCGCTCAGGCGAGACCCGTGGCAATCGCGAAGCGAGCAAGCCCCAGACCGCCGACGAGGCCCCGAACAAGGCCCAGGAGGCGCCCAAGGACGACGGCAAGCCCAAGCGTACGCGCAACAACCCGCGCAACCGCACTCGCAAGCACGCGGTGAACCCGCAGGCCGAGGCCGAGCAGCAGCGCCTGCAGGCACAGGCCCAGGAAACGCCTGACGCCAAGCCGCAAGCCGCACCCGAGCCCAACGCCAAGCAGCCCGAAGCGCCCAAGGCCGAGCAAGCCAAGACCGACGCCAAGCCCGTCGAGGATCAGCCCAAGGCAGAGGCGCCCAAGGCCGAGCAAGCCAAGGCAGACGCCAAGCCCGCCGCCGAGCAGCCCAAGGCAGAGGCGCCCAAGGCCGAGCAAGCCAAGGCAGACGCCAAGCCCGCCGCCGAGCAGCCCAAGGCGGAGGCAGCCAAGGTAGATGCCAAGTCTGCCGCCGAGCAGCCCAAGGCAGACGCGCCCAAGGCCGAAGAAGCCAAGGCCGAGCAAGCCAAGGCCGACGCCAAGCCTGGCGCTGAAAAGCCCAAGGCCGAGGCAGCCAAGGCCGACGCCGAGCAGCCCAAGGGAGAGGCGGCCAAGGCCGACGCCAAGCCCGCCGCCGAGCAGCCCAAGGAAGAGGCGCCCAAGGCCGACGCCAAGCCCGCTGCCGAGCAGCCCAAAGTCGAGGCACCCAAGGCCGAGCAAGCCAAGGCCGACGCCAAGCCTGGCGCTGAAAAGCCCAAGGCAGACGCGCCCAAGGCAGATGCCAAGGCAGACGCCGAGCCGCCCAAGGCAGACGCGCCCAAGGCCGAGCAAGCCAAGGCCAACGCCAAGCCCGCCGCCGAGCCGCCCAAGGCAGACGCGCCCAAGGCAGACGCGCCCAAGGCCGAGCAAGCCAAGGCAGATGCCAAGCCTGGCGCTGAAAAGCCCAAGGCCGAGCAAGCCAAGGGCGAGGAAAGCAAGGCCGACGCTGCGGCGCGCCGCCGCCGGCGCCGTGCCCATAATGACCCGCGCGAGATCCGCCGCCGCGAGCAGCAGGCCAAGGCCGACGACGGCCAAGCGTGA
- a CDS encoding 3-deoxy-manno-octulosonate cytidylyltransferase (CMP-2-keto-3-deoxyoctulosonic acid synthetase; catalyzes the formation of CMP-3-deoxy-D-manno-octulosonate from CTP and 3-deoxy-D-manno-octulosonate which is incorporated into LPS), with the protein MSDFVVVVPARYASSRLPGKPLLDIGGEPMVVRVWRQALASAAARVVVATDDRRIAAAVEAVGGDALMTRDDHPSGTDRLAEVAERLGLDDAAIVVNVQGDEPLLPASLIDQVAARLAADDDASIATLAEPISDVEMLFNPNVVKVVRDFQGRALYFSRAPVPWDRAAFATRPALLESDSWLRHIGLYAYRVGFLNAYRQWAPAPLEQLEQLEQLRALQHGHRIQVALACDHHPAGVDTAEDLARVRQWLAEQQT; encoded by the coding sequence ATGAGCGACTTCGTGGTGGTGGTGCCGGCGCGCTACGCGTCATCGCGCCTGCCCGGCAAGCCGCTGCTGGATATCGGCGGCGAGCCGATGGTGGTGCGGGTATGGCGACAGGCGCTGGCCAGCGCGGCGGCGAGGGTCGTGGTGGCCACCGATGATAGGCGTATCGCTGCGGCGGTCGAGGCGGTGGGCGGCGACGCGCTGATGACCCGCGACGATCACCCCTCGGGTACCGATCGGCTGGCTGAAGTGGCCGAGCGGCTCGGCCTCGATGACGCGGCGATCGTGGTCAACGTGCAGGGCGACGAGCCGCTGCTGCCGGCGTCGCTGATCGACCAGGTGGCGGCGCGCCTGGCCGCCGACGACGACGCCTCCATCGCTACCCTGGCCGAACCGATCAGCGACGTCGAGATGCTCTTCAATCCCAACGTGGTCAAGGTGGTGCGCGATTTTCAGGGGCGGGCGCTGTACTTCTCTCGGGCGCCGGTGCCTTGGGATAGAGCCGCCTTCGCCACCCGCCCGGCGCTGCTCGAGAGCGACAGCTGGTTGCGCCATATCGGCCTGTACGCCTATCGGGTCGGCTTCTTGAATGCCTATCGCCAGTGGGCGCCGGCGCCCCTCGAACAGCTCGAGCAGCTCGAGCAGCTGCGCGCCCTGCAGCACGGTCATCGCATTCAGGTGGCGCTGGCCTGTGATCACCATCCGGCCGGTGTCGACACTGCCGAGGACCTCGCCCGGGTGCGGCAGTGGCTGGCCGAGCAGCAAACTTGA